tattattcttttctTACAACACTCCACTTTTCCCATACTTATTTCTTACATTCCAATCATTTATCTTAGTTGTTGTAAAATGCGTAAGTGTCCATATTATTTCGAAACAGAGGTAATACATCATTATAAAACCTTGTAAATGAAAATTATTAACTAGCTTTATCAAAGATAATTTGGTCTTTTTGATTGCTCAATTATGTTACTAGTTTGATACTTCACCAACTTACTACGAACAAAACTAAAAATACCAGCTAAGCTAGCACAATAGCACATGTTTCATGACAAAATGAATTATTGCCTTTCAGCATTCAAATAATGCGAAGTTTTATATAATGAATATACTAACATTACGATACAAGTCTTACAAATGTTACAGTAGAATACTCCTTCGAGTCACACACTCACAcctattattataaaaaaatatatatatatattatataaaaaTGTTCTCCCAGATCTACAGAAAAAGAAGCTCCCCACCGACACCAACTAACCCTTGCCAGTAATTTGCCATTATAGAGCACCGACCAAATTCTTCTCGATTAGAAcacctaaaatggttagaattAGATAGCCAGGACAATTTTTACTCATTTATCAAAATATAAATGGTAGGGAAGGTATTAAACGGTCTAAAAATgataaaatgagcaaaaagtTACCCTCTCGTATCTAAAGTCACAAccaaaattaagtatttgcacAATACCTTGATAcattgatgattgataatttGATAACTCTATTATGTAAAGTTGCAACCAAAAATAAACCAAATAGGAGAAAAAGAAGTTTAAAAGCATCTCAAGTTTGGATGATTATTGATAAGTGCACGCTTTCTTGAGGGAAATAGCAGAATTAGGCTTCTTAGGATCATACACAACTGTACAATCAACCTTCTTGTAGAATTTGGGTTTCACCAATCTTCCCAATACATAAGCTCTTGATCGAACTGTAAAGCTTAATGTCATATTTACTGGCGCTGTCAGTACGCCGGTTGATGTACCTGCTAAACTCTGCCCACTTCCATACAGCGGAATTTTATCCCCATATATTTGCACATTCATTGTTCTCTGACTCTTCCTGGACTGGTAGAATTTCTTCAACTGTATcacacaaatttcaattatttaattggttaattaaactaaaactaTAGACAAATATATGGATCTAGTTTGATTCTTACATTTCCGGTGGCGACGTTTATTTGAGAATAAGCTAGATCTAAAGGAGATGAAGTAACATGGACCCCGAAAAATGTAGCCGTGTTGCGGTACATGAATTTAAGGGTTGAGTTCACTGATGCCATTTCTGTTGCGACTCCCGTAGCATCTGATCCAGCTGATACTATGAATCTATCGAATTTTATGCTCTGTGTCCAAACAACAAATAAATCAATCAACAACAAGGACGAcgacgacaacaacaacaacaacaacaaacaaaaataTGTATTACCTTTACGGTGATCTTGGGTTTCTGAGGGCGAGCAGCGCCCCAGAGGATcaaagagaagaaagaaaacaaaacaaaaaaacccaAAATGAAAGCCAGCACATAACAGCGGCGAGGCATAGGCTTCTGTCTCTCCTCATCATCAATTAACCCTTCTTCTTCAATAACATCACACTCCTTCCATGGCTGCTGATTCTTCTTCTGAACACCCTTTCTACCGCCGCCAGATCCGCCGTCATTAGGGGAGATCTTGCGA
This genomic stretch from Spinacia oleracea cultivar Varoflay chromosome 3, BTI_SOV_V1, whole genome shotgun sequence harbors:
- the LOC110786723 gene encoding uncharacterized protein → MHAKTDSEVTSLSASSPNRSPPRRPVYYVQSPSRDSHDGEKTTTSFQSTPVLSPAGSPPHSHSSVGRHSRESSSTRFSGSLKPGSGSRKISPNDGGSGGGRKGVQKKNQQPWKECDVIEEEGLIDDEERQKPMPRRCYVLAFILGFFVLFSFFSLILWGAARPQKPKITVKSIKFDRFIVSAGSDATGVATEMASVNSTLKFMYRNTATFFGVHVTSSPLDLAYSQINVATGNLKKFYQSRKSQRTMNVQIYGDKIPLYGSGQSLAGTSTGVLTAPVNMTLSFTVRSRAYVLGRLVKPKFYKKVDCTVVYDPKKPNSAISLKKACTYQ